In the genome of Kitasatospora cathayae, one region contains:
- a CDS encoding ABC transporter ATP-binding protein, whose protein sequence is MTTVIEARDIALAFGETPALRGASLSVQAGEVLAVMGPSGSGKSTLLHCLAGILVPDAGEVLFDGQRVDRMGEAQRSALRRDRFGFVFQFGQLVPELTAEENVALPLLLNGVRRGSALAQARPWFARLGLDGLERRRSGELSGGQAQRVALARGLVARPQVLFADEPTGALDSLTGEQVMELMVTSAREQGTTVILVTHEPRVASYADREAIVRDGQARTLSAGSVAP, encoded by the coding sequence ATGACCACGGTGATCGAGGCCCGCGACATCGCCCTCGCCTTCGGCGAGACCCCCGCGCTGCGCGGAGCAAGCCTGTCCGTCCAGGCCGGCGAGGTGCTCGCCGTCATGGGCCCCAGCGGCTCCGGCAAGTCGACGCTGCTGCACTGCCTGGCGGGCATTCTGGTGCCCGACGCGGGCGAGGTGCTGTTCGACGGGCAGCGGGTGGACCGCATGGGCGAGGCCCAGCGCAGCGCCCTGCGCCGCGACAGGTTCGGCTTCGTCTTCCAGTTCGGCCAGCTGGTGCCGGAGTTGACGGCCGAGGAGAACGTGGCCCTGCCGCTGCTGCTGAACGGCGTGCGCCGCGGCTCCGCGCTGGCCCAGGCCCGCCCCTGGTTCGCCCGGCTCGGCCTGGACGGCCTGGAGCGGCGCCGCTCCGGCGAGTTGTCCGGTGGTCAGGCCCAACGCGTCGCCCTCGCCCGCGGGTTGGTGGCCCGTCCGCAGGTGCTGTTCGCCGACGAGCCGACGGGTGCGCTGGACTCGCTGACCGGTGAGCAGGTGATGGAGCTGATGGTCACCTCGGCCCGGGAGCAGGGCACCACCGTCATCCTGGTCACCCACGAGCCGAGGGTCGCCTCGTACGCCGACCGCGAGGCGATCGTCCGCGACGGCCAGGCCCGTACGCTCTCCGCCGGATCGGTGGCCCCGTGA
- a CDS encoding nucleotide triphosphate diphosphatase NUDT15 has translation MTTASAPAPLLGAGIIVPTGDGRVLIGRRTTAGEPPTWSLPGGKVDPGESFEQTSARELAEETGIVLPAEAMRVLAVHLDHELGRPRLTAAVLAPPSLAEAVVTEPHACAGWERFAVDALPEPMFYPSALVLGSWLPGLDGVRRDGTHGYPVAR, from the coding sequence TTGACCACCGCATCAGCACCCGCACCGCTGCTCGGCGCCGGGATCATCGTGCCCACCGGGGACGGCCGGGTGCTGATCGGCCGCCGCACCACGGCCGGTGAGCCGCCGACCTGGAGCCTGCCCGGCGGCAAGGTCGACCCGGGCGAGTCCTTCGAGCAGACCTCGGCCCGCGAACTCGCCGAGGAGACCGGGATCGTGCTGCCCGCCGAGGCGATGCGGGTGCTCGCCGTGCACCTGGACCACGAGCTCGGCCGGCCCCGGCTGACCGCCGCCGTGCTGGCGCCGCCGAGCCTGGCCGAGGCGGTGGTCACCGAGCCGCACGCCTGCGCCGGCTGGGAGCGCTTCGCGGTGGACGCGCTGCCGGAGCCGATGTTCTACCCGTCCGCGCTGGTGCTCGGCAGCTGGCTGCCCGGGCTGGACGGCGTACGGCGGGACGGGACGCACGGCTACCCCGTCGCCCGCTGA
- a CDS encoding DUF5995 family protein: MTVEEVVGRLREISAALPLADGVAVFNRLYLTVTEAVRDRLADGYFADPPAMAELDAVFAGRYLLAVAADAAGQEPPACWRPLFALRAHPGVHPLQFALAGMNAHIQHDLPLAVVDLCRRRGCEPADVEQDYHRINGVLAGVESAVREQLLPTPELPGCAEPLTHLLGAWSVEAAREGAWSAVQALWELRRLPAAARAFAAALDGSVGLLGHALLLPLPASDGCGGHADTATGTRHPDAPGTATAARPPEARNRTADESLGAPLSGAPDGTDPGGQAQLECSGLPSA; encoded by the coding sequence GTGACCGTCGAGGAGGTGGTCGGCCGGCTGCGGGAGATCTCGGCGGCCCTGCCCCTCGCCGACGGGGTGGCGGTCTTCAACCGGCTCTACCTCACCGTCACGGAGGCGGTCCGCGACCGGCTCGCGGACGGGTACTTCGCCGACCCGCCGGCGATGGCCGAGCTGGACGCGGTGTTCGCCGGACGGTACCTGCTGGCCGTGGCCGCCGACGCGGCCGGCCAGGAACCGCCCGCCTGCTGGCGGCCGCTGTTCGCGCTGCGCGCCCACCCGGGTGTGCACCCGCTGCAGTTCGCGCTGGCCGGGATGAACGCCCACATCCAGCACGACCTGCCGCTGGCGGTGGTGGACCTGTGCCGTCGCCGGGGCTGCGAGCCGGCCGACGTCGAGCAGGACTACCACCGGATCAACGGGGTGCTCGCCGGGGTGGAGTCGGCCGTCCGGGAGCAGCTGCTGCCCACGCCCGAGCTGCCGGGGTGCGCCGAGCCGCTGACCCACCTGCTCGGCGCCTGGTCGGTCGAGGCCGCCCGCGAAGGGGCCTGGTCCGCCGTCCAGGCGCTGTGGGAGCTGCGCCGGCTCCCGGCCGCGGCCCGGGCGTTCGCCGCGGCACTGGACGGCTCGGTCGGGCTGCTCGGCCACGCCCTGCTGCTGCCGCTGCCGGCGTCCGACGGCTGCGGCGGGCACGCCGACACCGCAACCGGTACCAGGCACCCGGACGCCCCCGGCACGGCCACGGCCGCCCGGCCCCCCGAAGCGAGGAACCGGACGGCCGACGAGAGCCTGGGCGCCCCGCTCAGCGGAGCGCCCGACGGAACGGACCCGGGCGGTCAGGCCCAGCTGGAGTGCAGCGGCTTGCCCTCGGCGTAG
- a CDS encoding GuaB1 family IMP dehydrogenase-related protein, with amino-acid sequence MRFLNDLKPSYDLTYDDVFMVPSRSAVGSRQGVDLSSNDGTGTTIPLVVANMTAIAGRRMAETVARRGGLVAIPQDIPTEVIADVISWVKQRHLVVDTAITLTPGATVAEALSLLHKRAHGALVVVEDGKPVGVVTESDCQGVDRFTGLADIMSRDLLVLDEDIDPRAAFDKLTEAHRKLAPVVDRDGKLVGILTRKGALRATLYTPAVDANGKLRIAATVGINGDVAGKAKALIEAGADVLVVDTAHGHQESMISALRAVRGLDPQIPIVAGNVVSAAGVRDLVEAGADILKVGVGPGAMCTTRMMTGVGRPQFSAVLECAAEARRLGKHVWADGGVRHPRDVAMALAAGASNVMIGSWFAGTYESPGDLQTTADGRQYKESFGMASARAVSNRTAQDSSYDRARKALFEEGISHSRMFLDPARPGVEDLIDSIVAGVRSSCTYAGANTLEEFHEKAIVGVQSAAGYAEGKPLHSSWA; translated from the coding sequence ATGCGTTTCCTGAACGACCTCAAGCCCTCGTACGACCTGACGTACGACGACGTCTTCATGGTCCCGAGCCGTTCCGCCGTGGGCTCCCGGCAGGGCGTCGACCTCTCCTCGAACGACGGCACCGGCACCACCATCCCGCTCGTCGTCGCCAACATGACCGCCATCGCGGGCCGCCGGATGGCCGAGACCGTCGCCCGTCGCGGCGGCCTGGTCGCCATCCCGCAGGACATCCCGACCGAGGTCATCGCCGACGTCATCTCCTGGGTCAAGCAGCGCCACCTGGTGGTCGACACCGCGATCACCCTGACCCCCGGCGCCACCGTCGCCGAGGCGCTCTCGTTGCTGCACAAGCGCGCCCACGGCGCCCTCGTGGTGGTCGAGGACGGCAAGCCGGTCGGCGTGGTCACCGAGTCCGACTGCCAGGGCGTCGACCGCTTCACCGGCCTCGCCGACATCATGTCCCGCGACCTGCTGGTGCTGGACGAGGACATCGACCCGCGCGCGGCCTTCGACAAGCTCACCGAGGCCCACCGCAAGCTCGCCCCGGTCGTCGACCGCGACGGCAAGCTGGTCGGCATCCTCACCCGCAAGGGCGCGCTGCGCGCCACCCTGTACACCCCGGCCGTGGACGCGAACGGCAAGCTGCGGATCGCCGCCACCGTCGGCATCAACGGCGACGTCGCGGGCAAGGCCAAGGCGCTGATCGAGGCCGGCGCGGACGTGCTGGTGGTCGACACCGCGCACGGCCACCAGGAGAGCATGATCAGCGCGCTGCGCGCGGTGCGCGGCCTGGACCCGCAGATCCCGATCGTGGCCGGCAACGTGGTCTCCGCCGCCGGTGTCCGCGACCTGGTCGAGGCGGGCGCCGACATCCTGAAGGTCGGCGTCGGCCCGGGCGCCATGTGCACCACCCGGATGATGACCGGCGTCGGCCGCCCCCAGTTCTCCGCCGTCCTGGAGTGCGCCGCCGAGGCCCGCCGGCTCGGCAAGCACGTCTGGGCCGACGGCGGCGTGCGCCACCCGCGCGACGTCGCCATGGCGCTGGCCGCCGGTGCCTCCAACGTGATGATCGGCTCCTGGTTCGCCGGGACCTACGAGTCCCCGGGCGACCTGCAGACCACCGCCGACGGCCGCCAGTACAAGGAGAGCTTCGGCATGGCCTCGGCCCGCGCCGTGAGCAACCGCACCGCCCAGGACTCCTCGTACGACCGGGCCCGCAAGGCGCTGTTCGAGGAGGGCATCTCGCACTCCCGGATGTTCCTCGACCCGGCCCGCCCGGGCGTGGAGGACCTGATCGACTCGATCGTGGCCGGCGTGCGCAGCTCCTGCACCTACGCGGGCGCCAACACCCTGGAGGAGTTCCACGAGAAGGCGATCGTGGGCGTCCAGAGCGCGGCGGGCTACGCCGAGGGCAAGCCGCTGCACTCCAGCTGGGCCTGA
- a CDS encoding PadR family transcriptional regulator, translated as MSVPLTLLGLLEREPSHGYDLKRDYDSLFGRGKPLPYGQVYATLGRLARDGKVMAGEAEPGDGPERKRYVITEAGATEFETWLQDPVAPEPNLQSVLFTKVVLALMLGRDAETYLDTQRAAHLRRMRELTELRRTGALVDALLADHGLFHLEADLRWIDLTVARLDALATEVRS; from the coding sequence ATGAGTGTTCCTCTGACCCTCCTCGGGCTGCTGGAGCGGGAGCCGAGTCACGGCTACGACCTCAAGCGCGACTACGACTCCCTCTTCGGCCGGGGCAAGCCCCTCCCGTACGGCCAGGTGTACGCGACCCTCGGCCGACTGGCCCGCGACGGCAAGGTGATGGCCGGTGAGGCCGAACCGGGCGACGGGCCCGAGCGCAAGCGCTACGTCATCACCGAGGCCGGGGCGACCGAGTTCGAGACCTGGCTCCAGGACCCGGTCGCGCCCGAACCCAACCTGCAGTCGGTGCTGTTCACCAAGGTGGTGCTGGCCCTGATGCTGGGCCGCGACGCCGAGACGTACCTGGACACCCAGCGCGCCGCCCACCTGCGCCGGATGCGCGAACTCACCGAACTGCGCCGCACCGGCGCCCTGGTGGACGCCCTGCTCGCCGACCACGGCCTGTTCCACCTGGAGGCCGACCTGCGCTGGATCGACCTGACCGTCGCCCGGCTCGACGCGCTCGCCACGGAGGTGCGCTCATGA
- a CDS encoding SDR family NAD(P)-dependent oxidoreductase, translating into MEQIDIEQGLSGEEIDYGPGLDAERLRLCLEVLAELDQLHVDHPDAITVRKAVGGIFRTLKQRRRQETRARKTANDRAVTARTATGAPSRIDDETAGAFGLTTVTTTEIAGILERPRSCYICKGRYVEVDAFYHNLCQKCAVLNRSRRDARADLTGKRALLTGGRAKIGMYIALMLLRDGAHTTITTRFPNDAIRRFKAMPDSAEWIHRLKIVGIDLRDPAQVMALADEVAADGPLDILINNAAQTVRRPPESYRELVNAESAPLPAGELPQATTIGRFNSGSVDLPALPHQATGGERRLAAEDVTSLALVTGSATPARIEAGTAIDAGGLVPDLADTNSWVQTVSEVGPVELLEVQLCNSTAPFILISRLRPAMAASASRRKYVVNVSAMEGVFSRGYKGAGHPHTNMAKAALNMLTRTSAQEMFQSDGILMTAVDTGWITDERPHPDKMRLADEGFHAPLDLVDGAARVYDPIVRGEAGEDLYGCFLKDYERANW; encoded by the coding sequence ATCGAGCAGATCGACATCGAGCAGGGTCTGAGCGGGGAGGAGATCGACTACGGTCCCGGCCTCGACGCCGAGCGGCTGCGGCTCTGCCTGGAGGTGCTCGCGGAACTCGACCAGCTGCACGTCGACCACCCGGACGCGATCACCGTCCGCAAGGCGGTCGGCGGCATATTCCGGACCCTCAAGCAGCGCCGCCGCCAGGAGACCCGGGCCCGCAAGACGGCCAACGACCGCGCGGTCACCGCCCGCACCGCGACCGGCGCCCCGAGCCGGATCGACGACGAGACGGCCGGCGCCTTCGGTCTGACCACCGTCACCACCACCGAGATCGCCGGCATCCTGGAGCGGCCGCGCTCCTGCTACATCTGCAAGGGCCGGTACGTCGAGGTCGACGCCTTCTACCACAACCTGTGCCAGAAGTGCGCGGTCCTTAACCGGTCCCGCCGGGACGCCCGGGCCGACCTCACCGGCAAGCGCGCGCTGCTGACCGGCGGCCGGGCCAAGATCGGGATGTACATCGCGCTGATGCTGCTGCGCGACGGCGCCCACACCACCATCACCACCCGCTTCCCCAACGACGCGATCCGCCGCTTCAAGGCGATGCCGGACAGCGCCGAGTGGATCCACCGCCTCAAGATCGTCGGCATCGACCTGCGCGACCCCGCGCAGGTGATGGCCCTGGCGGACGAGGTCGCCGCCGACGGCCCGCTGGACATCCTGATCAACAACGCCGCGCAGACCGTCCGCCGCCCGCCGGAGTCCTACCGCGAGCTGGTCAACGCCGAGTCCGCCCCACTGCCGGCCGGTGAGCTGCCGCAGGCCACCACCATCGGCCGCTTCAACAGCGGCAGCGTCGACCTGCCCGCCCTCCCCCACCAGGCGACCGGCGGCGAACGGCGGCTGGCCGCCGAGGACGTCACCTCGCTCGCCCTGGTCACCGGCTCCGCCACCCCGGCCCGGATCGAGGCCGGCACCGCGATCGACGCCGGAGGCCTGGTGCCCGACCTCGCGGACACCAACAGCTGGGTGCAGACCGTGAGCGAGGTCGGCCCGGTCGAGCTGCTCGAGGTCCAGCTCTGCAACTCCACCGCGCCGTTCATCCTGATCAGCCGGCTGCGCCCGGCGATGGCCGCCTCCGCGTCCCGCCGCAAGTACGTGGTCAACGTCTCCGCGATGGAGGGCGTCTTCTCGCGCGGCTACAAGGGCGCCGGTCACCCGCACACCAACATGGCCAAGGCCGCGCTCAACATGCTCACCCGCACCAGCGCGCAGGAGATGTTCCAGAGCGACGGCATCCTGATGACCGCCGTGGACACCGGCTGGATCACCGACGAGCGACCGCACCCGGACAAGATGCGGCTCGCCGACGAGGGCTTCCACGCCCCGCTCGACCTGGTCGACGGCGCGGCCCGGGTGTACGACCCGATCGTGCGCGGCGAGGCCGGCGAGGACCTGTACGGCTGCTTCCTCAAGGACTACGAGCGCGCCAACTGGTAA
- a CDS encoding FtsX-like permease family protein, with product MIPFSLRLAVSGGREAVARLLMIAAAVAIGVGLLLSTFSSLNAIDRANERQLWMNTGAKGATAAAAADPLWWGARMDYYRGKTVFRADLAPTGPTSPVVPGLSRLPAPGEYYASPALQELLRDSPAVELGDRFPGRLAGTLGDDALPSPDTLALVVGRTADEVKALPRAHTVTSLATAMPDDCEQDCYGGGVHGDRMVLVLTVVAAALIFPVLIFIGTATRLSAATREQRYAAMRLVGATPGQVSVMSAVESTVAAVIGTAVGFGLYFVLKPVVAEVPFTGDRFFAADLSLTLPQIAGTLLGVPVAAALAARFALRRVTVSPLGVSRRVTPKPPSAWRVTPLVAGLVELGYFVGGKPATTNGQSAAYLTGFVLVMLGLVVAGPWLTRVTAQAVARRTSRPASLIAMRRLSDDPRAGFRSVAGLVLALFVTTGTLAIMGTINANQATLNGAPEVRKAIVDTPFGNKEDAALLPAVPDRVLAQAHAVPGFQGIALVHDNPAGIGAHQLGERRFVPSLVSCAELAQIPVVGHCAPGATVAAVDPYQLLDLTDGSGHEWPAAPISAAEAAELPVRMLYATTDGSEEAKEQLRTLFMKEFPTYEPRLAEDWASEGQKKLQGWRQLANVVLLTTLPIAGCSLAVSVVAGLSDRRRPFAMLRLSGAPLRLLRRVVGLESALPLLVVSALAIGTGFAAAAMFLKAQMDYGLVSPDLTYYGLTGFGLVASLGIIASTLPLLARITGPEAARNG from the coding sequence GTGATCCCCTTCTCGCTCCGGCTGGCCGTCAGCGGCGGCCGCGAGGCCGTGGCCCGGCTGCTGATGATCGCGGCGGCGGTCGCGATCGGGGTCGGACTGCTGCTGTCCACCTTCTCCAGCCTCAACGCGATCGACCGCGCCAACGAGCGGCAGCTCTGGATGAACACGGGCGCCAAGGGCGCGACCGCGGCCGCCGCGGCGGATCCGCTGTGGTGGGGCGCCCGGATGGACTACTACCGGGGGAAGACCGTCTTCCGGGCCGACCTCGCCCCGACCGGTCCCACCTCTCCCGTGGTGCCCGGCCTGAGCCGGCTGCCCGCGCCCGGCGAGTACTACGCCTCGCCCGCGCTGCAGGAGCTGCTGCGCGACTCCCCGGCCGTCGAGCTGGGGGACCGCTTCCCGGGGCGCCTGGCCGGCACCCTCGGTGACGACGCGCTCCCCTCCCCGGACACCCTGGCGCTGGTCGTCGGCCGCACCGCCGACGAGGTCAAGGCCCTGCCGAGGGCCCACACCGTCACCAGCCTCGCCACCGCGATGCCCGACGACTGCGAACAGGACTGCTACGGCGGGGGCGTGCACGGGGACCGGATGGTCCTGGTGCTCACCGTGGTGGCCGCCGCGCTGATCTTCCCGGTGCTGATCTTCATCGGCACCGCGACCCGGCTGTCCGCCGCCACCCGGGAGCAGCGCTACGCCGCGATGCGCCTGGTCGGCGCGACCCCCGGACAGGTGTCGGTGATGTCGGCGGTGGAGTCCACCGTGGCCGCGGTGATCGGCACGGCCGTCGGCTTCGGCCTGTACTTCGTGCTGAAGCCGGTGGTGGCCGAAGTGCCGTTCACCGGCGACCGCTTCTTCGCCGCCGATCTGAGCCTGACCCTGCCGCAGATCGCCGGGACGCTGCTGGGCGTGCCGGTGGCGGCCGCGCTCGCCGCCCGGTTCGCGCTGCGCCGGGTCACCGTCTCGCCGCTCGGAGTCTCCCGCCGGGTCACCCCGAAGCCGCCGAGCGCCTGGCGGGTGACGCCGCTGGTGGCCGGCCTCGTCGAGCTCGGCTACTTCGTCGGCGGCAAGCCGGCGACCACCAACGGGCAGTCCGCGGCGTACCTGACCGGCTTCGTGCTGGTGATGCTCGGCCTGGTGGTCGCCGGTCCGTGGCTCACCAGGGTGACCGCCCAGGCGGTGGCCCGGCGGACCAGCCGGCCGGCCTCGCTGATCGCGATGCGCCGCCTGTCGGACGACCCGAGGGCGGGCTTCCGTTCGGTCGCCGGCCTGGTGCTGGCGCTGTTCGTGACCACCGGGACCCTGGCCATCATGGGCACCATCAACGCGAACCAGGCCACGCTGAACGGCGCTCCCGAGGTGCGCAAGGCGATCGTGGACACCCCGTTCGGCAACAAGGAGGACGCGGCCCTGCTACCGGCGGTGCCCGACCGGGTGTTGGCACAGGCCCACGCCGTCCCCGGATTCCAGGGGATCGCCCTGGTGCACGACAACCCGGCCGGGATCGGCGCGCACCAGCTGGGCGAGCGGCGGTTCGTGCCCAGCCTGGTGAGCTGCGCGGAACTCGCGCAGATCCCCGTGGTCGGCCACTGCGCCCCCGGCGCCACCGTCGCGGCGGTCGATCCCTACCAGCTGCTCGACCTGACGGACGGTAGCGGGCACGAGTGGCCGGCCGCACCGATCTCCGCGGCGGAGGCGGCCGAGCTCCCGGTACGGATGCTCTACGCGACCACCGACGGCTCGGAGGAAGCCAAGGAGCAGCTGCGGACCCTGTTCATGAAGGAGTTCCCGACCTACGAGCCGCGGTTGGCCGAGGACTGGGCCTCCGAGGGGCAGAAGAAGCTCCAGGGCTGGCGGCAGCTGGCGAACGTGGTGCTGCTGACCACCCTGCCGATCGCCGGGTGCAGCCTCGCGGTGAGCGTGGTGGCCGGACTGTCCGACCGCCGACGGCCGTTCGCGATGCTGCGGCTCAGCGGCGCGCCGCTGCGGCTGCTGCGCAGGGTGGTCGGACTGGAGAGCGCGCTGCCGCTGCTGGTGGTGTCGGCGCTCGCGATCGGAACGGGCTTCGCGGCGGCGGCGATGTTCCTCAAGGCGCAGATGGACTACGGCCTGGTGTCCCCGGACCTCACCTACTACGGGCTGACCGGCTTCGGGCTGGTCGCCTCGCTGGGGATCATCGCCTCGACCCTGCCGCTGCTGGCGAGGATCACCGGGCCGGAGGCGGCCCGCAACGGCTGA
- a CDS encoding PP2C family protein-serine/threonine phosphatase, whose protein sequence is MTADDGLAGVPPLHLPRRTRLLLYGAFALLVGAVVADLVTGPGTTLSPVLAVAPVLAGAATRTARVPLIAGAIAVLAVGLLETTNTDLPTEVHMTALITVLAATLASAANVVLVAARERELFRVRTVAEAAQRALLRPPPERIGRLRVAVRYVAAAAEARIGGDLYAVVETPIGVRILLADVQGHGLPAVETATDVLGAFREAARTEPDLTRLAERLDAALTARSEDGRFTTALLLDVAPDRGPVTIVNCGHPHPLLRRAGVVSDLEPPFPAPPLGLLGLTDGGYPAGRFEPRLGDLLLLHTDGVSEARDAEGRFYPLAERLPRLPAGNPEDLLDALLADVRGWVGATGLADDAAVLALRWEY, encoded by the coding sequence GTGACCGCCGACGACGGCCTCGCCGGTGTGCCGCCGCTGCACCTGCCGCGACGCACCCGGCTGCTCCTGTACGGCGCCTTCGCGCTGCTGGTCGGCGCCGTCGTGGCCGACCTGGTGACCGGCCCCGGCACGACGCTCTCCCCCGTCCTCGCGGTGGCGCCGGTGCTGGCCGGAGCGGCCACCCGGACGGCCCGGGTGCCGCTGATCGCCGGGGCGATCGCCGTCCTCGCGGTCGGGCTGCTGGAGACCACCAACACCGATCTGCCGACCGAAGTGCACATGACCGCGCTGATCACGGTGCTCGCCGCGACGCTGGCCAGTGCCGCCAACGTCGTCCTGGTGGCGGCCCGGGAACGGGAGCTGTTCCGGGTCCGGACGGTGGCCGAGGCGGCGCAGCGGGCCCTGCTGCGCCCGCCGCCGGAGCGGATCGGGCGGCTGCGGGTGGCCGTGCGGTACGTGGCGGCGGCGGCCGAGGCACGGATCGGCGGGGACCTGTACGCCGTCGTCGAGACCCCTATCGGCGTGCGGATCCTGCTCGCCGACGTGCAGGGGCACGGGCTGCCGGCGGTGGAGACGGCGACGGACGTGCTGGGCGCGTTCCGGGAGGCGGCGCGGACCGAACCCGACCTCACCCGACTGGCGGAGCGACTGGACGCGGCGCTCACCGCGCGGTCGGAGGACGGGCGGTTCACCACCGCGCTGCTGCTGGACGTGGCGCCGGACCGCGGGCCGGTGACGATCGTGAACTGCGGCCATCCGCACCCGCTGCTGCGCCGCGCGGGCGTGGTGAGCGACCTGGAGCCGCCGTTCCCGGCGCCGCCGCTGGGCCTGCTCGGGCTGACCGACGGCGGCTACCCGGCGGGCCGCTTCGAGCCGCGGCTCGGTGACCTGCTGCTCCTGCACACTGACGGCGTGTCCGAGGCCCGGGACGCCGAGGGGCGGTTCTACCCGCTGGCGGAACGTCTGCCCCGCCTGCCTGCGGGGAACCCGGAGGACCTGCTGGACGCCCTGCTCGCGGACGTCCGCGGCTGGGTCGGGGCCACCGGGCTGGCCGACGACGCGGCGGTGCTGGCGCTGCGCTGGGAGTACTGA
- a CDS encoding poly-gamma-glutamate hydrolase family protein translates to MIDRRTLITGFAAAPALGALGAAVGSTTASAVDRYPSNTALYADPTLVEGVDHRRRHRRHLIDDQGPRDRTAFIRTTVIAPHGGDIEGGTSELCLAVAGHHPADLAPTPAAGPVHDFWMFEGLRPSDNRALHVTSTHCDDTVARAMCAGSLNVLSLHGCTTATAGLEPGARAVVIGGLNSTLRRYLMEEFAAAGIRAVNVSDEHELSGLDPANICNRSLLGTGAQLELTTELRAAMFTPGRNTRTDRAANTLLLFWSFTTAVRSAIQRLEATQPIR, encoded by the coding sequence GTGATCGACCGTCGCACCCTGATCACCGGCTTCGCCGCGGCCCCCGCCCTCGGCGCCCTCGGCGCCGCCGTGGGGAGCACCACCGCGAGCGCCGTCGACCGCTACCCCTCCAACACGGCCCTCTACGCCGACCCGACCCTGGTCGAGGGCGTGGACCACCGCCGCCGCCACCGCCGGCACCTGATCGACGACCAGGGCCCACGGGACCGTACGGCGTTCATCCGGACCACCGTCATCGCCCCGCACGGCGGCGACATCGAGGGCGGCACCTCCGAGCTGTGCCTGGCCGTCGCCGGTCACCACCCCGCCGACCTCGCCCCGACCCCGGCCGCCGGGCCGGTGCACGACTTCTGGATGTTCGAGGGCCTGCGCCCCTCCGACAACCGCGCACTGCACGTCACCTCGACCCACTGCGACGACACCGTGGCCCGCGCGATGTGCGCCGGCAGCCTCAACGTGCTGTCGCTGCACGGCTGCACCACCGCCACGGCCGGTCTGGAGCCCGGTGCCCGAGCCGTCGTGATCGGTGGCCTGAACTCCACCCTCCGCCGGTATCTGATGGAGGAGTTCGCCGCAGCGGGCATCCGGGCCGTGAACGTGTCCGATGAGCACGAGCTCTCCGGTCTCGACCCGGCGAACATCTGCAACCGCAGCCTGCTCGGCACGGGCGCCCAGCTGGAGCTGACCACCGAGCTGCGCGCCGCGATGTTCACCCCGGGCAGGAACACCCGGACCGACCGGGCGGCCAACACCCTGCTGCTGTTCTGGAGCTTCACGACCGCGGTCCGGTCCGCGATCCAGCGGCTGGAGGCGACCCAGCCCATCCGGTGA
- a CDS encoding pseudouridine synthase, which produces MRRKSRRPASPLPQRNGVDPVHLRLPAEGPWPTVRAHLVERLPTVAAERIDAALRGREIVGEDGPVAPDAPFRPGAHLWFHRDLPDEVRVPFELEVLHRDEHLVVVDKPHFLATTPRGRHVVETALSRLRHTLDLPALSPAHRLDRLTAGLAMFVVRPEDRGAYQTLFRDRLVRKEYQAVAPYDPALSLPRTVRSHIVKERGVIAAREVDAPPNSESGIDLIDHRDGLARYHLRPHSGRTHQLRLHMCGLGVPILGDPVYPVVLPEPAPDDFRRPLQLLSSVLEFTDPLTGRERRFESRRTLAAWTDPEGWALGAS; this is translated from the coding sequence ATGAGACGCAAGAGCCGCCGCCCGGCCTCCCCCCTCCCGCAGCGCAACGGCGTGGACCCGGTGCACCTGCGGCTCCCGGCCGAGGGTCCCTGGCCGACCGTTCGCGCCCACCTGGTGGAGCGGCTGCCCACCGTGGCGGCCGAGCGGATCGACGCGGCGTTGCGCGGGCGGGAGATCGTCGGCGAGGACGGGCCGGTCGCGCCCGACGCGCCGTTCCGGCCCGGCGCGCACCTGTGGTTCCACCGGGACCTGCCGGACGAGGTCCGCGTCCCGTTCGAGCTGGAGGTGCTGCACCGGGACGAGCACCTGGTCGTCGTGGACAAGCCGCACTTCCTGGCCACCACCCCGCGCGGCAGGCACGTGGTCGAGACGGCGCTCTCCCGGCTGCGGCACACCCTCGACCTGCCCGCGCTCAGCCCCGCCCACCGGCTCGACCGGCTCACCGCCGGCCTGGCCATGTTCGTGGTCCGGCCGGAGGACCGAGGCGCCTACCAGACCCTCTTCCGCGACCGGCTGGTCCGCAAGGAGTACCAGGCCGTCGCCCCCTACGACCCGGCGCTGAGCCTGCCCCGCACCGTCCGCAGCCACATCGTCAAGGAACGGGGCGTGATCGCCGCCCGCGAGGTCGACGCCCCGCCGAACAGCGAGAGCGGGATCGACCTGATCGACCACCGCGACGGCCTCGCCCGTTACCACCTCCGCCCGCACAGCGGACGCACCCACCAGCTGCGGCTGCACATGTGCGGGCTCGGCGTGCCGATCCTCGGCGACCCGGTCTACCCGGTGGTGCTGCCCGAACCGGCCCCGGACGACTTCCGCCGGCCGCTCCAACTGCTTTCCTCCGTCCTCGAGTTCACCGACCCGCTGACCGGCCGCGAGCGCCGCTTCGAGAGCCGCCGCACGCTGGCCGCCTGGACCGACCCCGAGGGCTGGGCCCTC